The Haematobia irritans isolate KBUSLIRL chromosome 1, ASM5000362v1, whole genome shotgun sequence DNA segment aataaaattatcattATATCATATGTTATAACATCGATAGAAAGCTTTTCTCTAGTTTTTGTATTCAAGTATttagttgttaaaattttatttctacatactcATTTAAACAAAGTTGCATTTAATGATTATTGTGCAATTTAGAATTACATTCATTGGCATTTGTTTACTCTACTATTATGAGtcttatttgcaaatatttgtttgtttttctgtcTTTcgatatattttacaaaattttgctgtGGAAAGTTGATGTGAAATAATTCCACATCAATGGAGATCTAAACAAAATATGTACTTGGATCCAAACATATTGACTTTGACAAACCCTAAAggaattggtattgattccgagccaaagatcttgtttctttgaaataatATATTGGCACAGgacttataccctaaaccacataatatctgcaaaaaatgttcctactatttgccaacattttatttttataaaaaagtttgtcaaaatgttatttctgtagaaaatgttgtccacattttatttctgtagaaaattttgtccacattttatttctatagaacattttgtcaaaattttatttctgtagaagattttgtccacattttatttctatagaaaattttgtcaaaattttatttctttagaaaattttgttaaaattttatttctgtaaattttttttcaaaattttatttctatagaaaattttgtcaaaattttatttttatagaaaattttgtcaaaattttatttgtacagaaaaatttatcaaaattttatttctatcgaaaattttctcaaaatcaaaagtttactaaaaattttatttccatacaaaaatttgtccaaactttatttctatagaaaatttgtcagaattatatttctagagaaaatttatagaaaatttttcaaaattttatttttatagaaaattttgtcaaaattttatttctatagaaaattttgtccaaattttacttctatagaaaatttcgtcaaaattttatttctatagaaaaatttatcaaaattttatttctatagaaaattttgtcaacattttacttctatagaaaattttgtcaaaattttatttctatagaaaatttgttaaaattatatttctatagaaaatttatagaaaatttgtcaaaattttatagaaaatttgtcaaaattttatagaaaattttgtcaaagttttatttctatagaaatttttgtcaacattttacttctatagaaaattttgtcaacattttatttctatagaaaatttgttaaaattatatttctatagaaaatttatagaaaatttgtcacaatttatagaaaatttgtcaaaattttatagaaaattttgtcaaagttttatttctatagaaaattttgtcaaaattttatttctatagaaaattgtgtcaaaattgtatttcaatagaagattttgttaaaattttatttctatagaaaattgtgtcaaaattttatttctatagaaaatttgtcagaattatatttatatagaaaatttaaagaaaatattctcaaaattttatttcttaagaacattttgtcaaaattgtatttctaaaaaaaattgtccacattttatttctatagaaaattttgtcaaaattctatttctatagataattttgtcaaagttttatttatatagaaaattttgtcaaaattttatttctttagaaaattttgtcaaaattttatttctacagaaaaatttatcaaaattttatttctatagaaaattttatcaaaattttatttctatagaaaatttatagaaaatttgtcaacatttagttttatagaaaatttataaattttatcaaaattttatttctttagaaaatttgatcaaaattttattttttagaaaattttgtcaaaatttcatttctatagaaaattttcccaaaattttatttctatagagaattttgtcaaaattttatttctatagaaaattttctcaaaattttatttctatagaatattttgtaaaaattttatttctatagaaaattttgtcaaaattttatttctataaaaaattttgtcaaatttttatttctatagaaaatttgcaagaattatttttctatagacaatttttcaaaattttatttttatagaaattttttcaaaattttatttttatggaaaattttctaaaaattttatttcttcattcgttttgtttgttattgttggcttctcttcaatcgttattgttgtttttgatctcagcttaaagccatgcattgactaaactacaagtgtagcttaaccaacagaggaaaagtatgcttgtcacatttatttgggcaaagccctatagactgcaagatggttggatgtacagctgtttcggaattaccacattcctcatcagcatcctctatttgcagcaaaactatcaaccaattatcagaataaattcgggtaattcactcaacccaaagtgaactacacttgaacctcccgaaaaagggtttcatagtcggctactgcctaaacaaatttgccagcatatctcttttcctttgccaaactcaaatcatcgattttgaatgtatttggctgggtttgtttttgagcgtgcttcctctatcttcattcgttttgttagtttatttctttagataattttctcaaaatattatttctaattttgtaaatattttatttctattgaaatttttctaccaAATCGTCAATAATTCTactaatttaccaaaaattaaaaaaagtaccactcttggtagaattctaccaactgtggcaaccgtgatgccAATATTTAGGTTTGTCACTGTATATAGTTTAAAACTAGGgtctctaaaattaaaattaggataaagatttttcgaattttggtGTGTCAATTACGGTTGCCAatcgtgtcaaaaataatctacgaaaatttgaagaacatttttcaatattatatattatgattTTTCCTATTGgcgacaattttttgggtgctTGAATATCCCTGGagttgtaaatgtgtcgaatttataatgttttaagaaaattttatttctatggaaaattttatttccatacaaaattttgcccaaattttatttctatggaaaattttctcaaaaattttatttctatagaaaattttgtcaaaattttatttctatagaaaattttctcaagaatgttatttctatagaaaattttgtcaaaattatgcttctttaaaaaatgttgtcaaaattttatttttaaaattaggataaagatttatagatttttgtttcatttttccaTGCTAAAGCCCGGTATGCGGTTTAgtattaaaatgttttaaaaattaaagcatatttttaggcTTAGTATTTTTCTCCCTTTAGCTTTTTAGAAATCgttattaaacattttgttttttttttctttctttacagATTTTCAAAAATCAACAGCCAACAAGAGGACTCTTTTAATTATAAAGACCTCCATTGAGGTCCTGCCCTGGTCTTAGGGCTAAGACTTTTTTCCCTTTCATTCCCTACTGTCCCAGGGGAATACACCaccacaaaaataattttgtttgtttgaacaCATACAATGAcagaaaatcaaatattttccatGTCGACTGAATTATTCGACTCCTCTTCCAATAGCAGCAATCCATTGAATTTATATTCTTTGGGTCCAAGCGCATTGTTTGCCACTTTTGCATCGAACAACAGTAATACAACAACACCCATCAACagtaacaacaataataataatagcaaTTTAAATCTCAATAATTCCGGATTTGGTTTTACCACacaaccatcatcatcatcgtcctcCTCTACAATAACATTGCCATTATTCTCCACAATTGGCGCTGGAAGCCAAAGGaataacagcagcagcagcatcaaTCGGAGTGGAGGCACTGGTGGAGGTAGTAGTAATGTTATGCTGACAAATGCCATATCGATACCAAGGAGTAATAATCCCAATCAATTGCATAATCCCTATACGGACGATATATTGCATCATCCGTCGTCCAGTCCTTTTTTAAGTCATCTCTTGCAACATCAACAATTAGGACTAAGTCAAGAACAGACTTCATCACctcaacagcaacagcaacaacagaaCAATCTAAACCTCCATAGCCAACAACAAGGAAACCTTATAAACGGCACAACAATAACCATCACCAGCACCATGATGTCttcgcagcaacaacaacaacagcagcagcagcaacatcaTCTGCAACAACAGCAGTCAGCACAAAATGGTCAATTATCTGGAGGCGGTGGTGGTCTACTCACTGTCTCCATGAATGATTATTCCGATTATGGCTTAGATGCTTTGGACTCAGCTTCACTCTCACCCACACTTTTACAGGATGTTAGTTTAAGTGCAGCAACTCAGAGTCTAACACCAGGCCATAATTCCGGAGCTTCGATCAATTCACCATTCTATAATCATGATCCTTCATCACCTATGAATATAAGCCAGGGTAATGGTAGTGTTAATGGTTTAGCCGGTAGTATTGGTACAGGCGGTAGTGGATCCCTTAATATATCCTCTCTCAATACCGATATAAATGGTGTGGTTACATTTCTATCATCTTCGGCCACAGCTGAAGATATTAGCTCCTCTCTGATGTATGATGTCAATGTTGCGGCCAATGGCAACACCATGTGGAGTGATATTGGAAATGCCATAGCACCAACGAAAAATGAACCATTCAATTTTGATGATGATTGTATATTCTCCATTGATAAGGTTGATGTGAACTCCGCTGGTTTCGGGGATTTGGAAGGTCATTTTTTGGAGGATATAAcaaatttggatgaatttttacCGTCTGGTGCTCATGATGGTACAAATGGATTTTTATTATCGCCCACATTGACCCAAACACATACACCATCACCGGGTATGGGGCCACCAATGGAATtaatgcaacaacaacaacaacagcaacaaggccaacaacaacagcagcaacaacaacaacaaaatatgcaTCAATTTACCCATTTGCATACGATGCAGGCATCATCATCTATCGATAGTGGCAATGGATCAGGATCCTCTGGCTCCAATGGTAGTTCCATGttgcagcaacagcagcagctgtcttctcaacaacaacaacaacaacaaaatctacAAAGTTCCTCCTCTAGTCCATATGAAATTTACCACAGTACACCAAATAAACATCAAATGCACAATGCGAATACCTTTTCGCCAGGAAGTCAAGTAAGTTTTGGTCTATTTAAGATTTCTTGTCAAAAACTAATCATCTTTCTTCTTCATTTTACAGTCCTCTCACTCACCCTTGCAAATGAATTCCATAACACCACCCCCACCCCATGCCAATCGGTCACAGTATCAACAAGCCAAATCCcgtaaaatgaatgaaatgatgAAAAAAGATTTCTCCATATCACCCGATCGTAATAATTCTTCAATCGGTATCTTGGGCCACTCAGTGCCAGCTACCCATGGCCTATTGATGACCCAAAATGCTGTGAGTCCTGGTAGTAGTGGTTATGGTAGTGGTGGCGGTGGCGGTAATGGTTCGTCATCTGGTGCAGCTGTGATAAGTATGAATAGTGCTCGCAAACAATTCTATCAGGCAATGCAAGCCAATGATATCAATGGCTCAACGATATCGAGGCTTTCCTCGTCGGCTCCCACCCACTTGGGCATGGAACATATATGGACTAGACGTGAGCCCAGACAGCATTTACTTTCGACGGGCTCTTTGGCTGAGGCTGAATCATTTTCGTCATTGAGTACGGCCAGTGTGTTGTCACCCGATGGTCATGATTACTCGCAAgaggacgatgatgatgataattctACCGACTATAACAGTGATAATTACGATGATCTATCTAGTGATAATGGTTCGGACAATGAAGATGACACCACAACGATACGGGCTCGTTCGAATTCGAATAGTAGTACCCAGTTTTCATCGTCCAAGGGCAAGGAGCGTTTCTTTTGGCAATATAATGTACAGGCTAAGGGACCCAAAGGCAAACGTTTGGTATTTCAATCGAAATTGGAAGATCCCCATATATTAAATGAAGTCACAGATCCGGTATTTAGTCCAAATTGTTCTGTAAGAGGCATAAAGGTATATAAGGTGATTATCGTTCATTACCatcgaaaaaagaaaaacacgaaatttactcatttttaaatttttttcgtttttgtttcctACAACAGCATAGTGGCAAAGCCCGTAAAGGTGATGGTAATGATCTTACTCCAAATCCTCGTAAATTAAATAACATTGGCAAGGAATTGGATCGTCTGAGTCGTACCATCAATGATATGACTCCTGTTTCGGAACTGCCATTTAATGTACGACCCAAGTCACGTaaagagaaaaataaattagCTTCACGTGCCTGTCGTCTAAAAAAGAAGGCTCAGCATGAGGCTAATAAGATTAaattatatggcttggaaattgAACACAGTAAGTTAATGTGTATGATTATGGTCGTTGATCGcttattaatattttactttatttattttttcagaacGTCTATTGAATGCAATTTCGGATATAAAACAGAATTTAGCTATAAAatatagcaaacaaaatgtGGGTGAAAATTGTGAAGAAACAGATCTTCAAATCGAAAGAATCTATAAACATGCCATAGGTAAGTAATCAAAATACAgagtttttacagaattttctatagaaataaaattttgacaaaattttctgtagaaataaaattttgacaaaattttctgtagaaataaaattttgacaaaattttctgtagaaataaaattttgcaacaattttctatagaaataaaattttgaaacaattttcaatagaaataaaattttgcaaaaattttctatggaaataaaattttgacaaaattttgttagaaattaaatttagacacaattttctataaaaataaaattttgacaaaattttctatagaaaaaaattttgacacaattttctatggaaataaaattttgaaaaaattgtctttagaaataaaatgtcgacaaaatttttctatagtaatatacataattttctatggaaataaaatgttgcgaaaattttctatagaaataacattatgcaaaaattttctatagaaataaaatgttctccaaatgttttagagaaataaaattttgacaaaattttctatttgaataaaattttgtgacaaaaatttccatagaaataaaattttgtgaaagaattttctatagaaatgaaattttgacacaattttctatggaaataaaatgttgacaaaattttctataaaaaaaaaaaaaaaattagcaaaaattttctatagaaataaaatttttacaaaattttacaattgtgacaaaattttctatagaactaaaattttgacaaaattttctatagaaataaaattttgcaaaaattttttatagaaataaaattttgcaaaaattttctataaaaataaaatttttacaaaattttccatagaaataaaattttctccaaatgttttagagaaataaaattttgacaaaattttctatttgaataaaattttgtgacaaaattttccatagaaataaaattttgtgaaagaaatttctatagaaatgaaattttgacacaattttctatggaaataaaatgttgacaaaattttctataaaaaaaaaaatttgcaaaaattttctatagaaataaaattttcacaaaattttacaattgtgacaaaattttctatagaactaaaattttcacaaaattttctatagaaataaaattttgcaaaaataaaaaaaaaataaaatttttacaaaattttccatagaaataaaattttcacaaaaattgctatagaactaaaattttgacaaaattttctatagaaataaaattttcgcaaaattttacaattgtgacaaaattttctatagaactaaaattttgacaaaattttctatagaaataaaattttcacaaaattttacaattttgcaaaaattttctataaaaataaaattttgcaaaaattttctataaaaataaaattttgacaaaattttctaaaaaaataaaattttgcaaaaattttctatagaaataaaattttgcaaaaatttttatagaaataaaattttcacaaaattttacaattttgacaaaattttctatagaactaaaattttgacaaaattttctatagaactaaaattttgacaaaattttctataaaaataaaattttgcaaaaattttctatagaaataaaattttctatagaaataaaataaaataaaaatttcgacaaaattttttacagaaatgaaattttgacacaattttctatggaaataaaatttgaacaaaattgtctatagaaataaaagattgaaaaaaatctatagaaataaaatttcgaaaaaaaactttccatagaaataaaattttgcaaaaattttctatagaaataaaatgttcttcaaatgttgtagagaaataaaattttgacaaaattttctatacaaataaaattttgacaaaattttctatagaaataaaattttgcaaaaattctggcATATGTAGCCACGGGTCTTATAACAGTATAAAGCCATTTCCCATCGTTCTCCGACTAATTTTTTGGCAAGAGTGTTATGCCGCATAGGTGGTATGCGGTATTTTCCATCCAGTTCATTTTAGAATCTAAGAAACTCCCACGTAAAGATGACGAAAATGGATCGCTATGCTTttcaatttgtataccctgcgccacactgtggaacagggtattataagttagtgcatatgtttgcaacacctagaaggagacgagatagacacatggtgtctttggcaataatgctcagggtgggtccctgagtcgatataaccatgtccgtctgtgaacacatttttgtgatcaaagtctaggtcgcaatttaagtccaatcgccttcaaatttggcgcatgttcctaatttgggtcagaatagaaccctattgattttggaagaaatcggttcagatttagatatagctcctatatatatctttcgcccgatatgtactaatatgccccagcagccagagttttataccgatttgcttgaaattttgtacaaacataacacttagtcgtatagtcaagtgtgcaaaatttgattgaaatcggttcagatttagatatagctcccatatatatctttcgcccgatatggacttatatggccccagaagccagtgttttaccccaaattggttgaaattttgcacaaggagaaaaattagtactatagtcaagtatgaaatcgattcagatttagatatagatcccacatatatatctttcgcccgatatacatttatatggccacagaagccagagttttaccccaattagatTAAAATTCTgcactagaaatacaattagtagtgtagttaagtgtgctaaattttattgaaatcggttcagatttagatatagcttccatatatatgttttttcctatttggccaaaaatggtcaaaatacccacattttccttataaataattttattactaataaatttttctttattttgttcTCTTCCAGGTGGTTTAGCTATAGCTGGCAGTACCACAGACTTTgttaataaagttttggtaaatgTTAAAAATGGCCAACCAAGCGGTGGTTTGGAAGAGCTTAGAAATACCTAAGAACTCGCAGCATAAAAGTCATCTCGCCATAGACTTTAAACGGTAATGGGTGATGATAAACACGCCCCCTCCCTTCCCCATCTCTACTCCAattcaaatcaaaaataatacagATGAATGAGGAAACTACTACTCCATTGCAACATGATAAGAGgcatacaataaaaataaatttggttacTCTACAagtaagaacataaaagaaaaatccacacattttattttgtaaaatgctACCAGTTTtacctgtttttttttgctctatattaattataatagttttttgtttgtttttaatttaagtgcatttgttttttaagtttgtcttgtgttaatttttttaagaaaacaaaaagttaAGTTTAATGatgtcatatatatattttaattgaaaaaaaaaatagaacctAAATAattgtaatatatattttttattttttttatataaatgctGTTATAAAAAGAGATCTAATATGTTCTGTTAAAGTTTTTCTacttttatgttttgttttataattcgagttgatttttatttttatgaaaatactacttttaaaagttgaaaaacaaaacaaaaaccctaaacaaaacagaaatgtgagaaaaagttaaaactttaaaaacgtcttttttttttaatgaaataagcagtaagttattttaagaaaataatgagccgaaaaaattaaaatttttgtctaagaaAAATTCCCCAATGAAAagggaaaattttcaacaaaaaaaaaaacatgagaaaaatgctaaaaaattacGCACTAAATGTTATATACCTTATACATATATCTaatctttatatatacatatacatatatttacacataaacataaacattaagaaaaacataaatacatatttataaaacaaaaaatcaaagaaaTTAAACATACGAAtgcatatatacatacatacataaaaacgagaaaaatacttatacctataaatatatatatacatatatgaatttctatatatataattttatttatatatctaaaacaaaatacaatacTTCTTGTTATATACCCTAGGGTCTAtatgatttaataaaaaaaaatattaggattcatacaaaaacaaaaagagagtgtaaaagtaaaccacaatatatacatatatataaaaaaaaaacatacataaatacattttttacaaggtgatatatttttaattcttattttattttattttattttttttaatattattatgttTATTAATTATTGTCTTAAGTTCTATGGCAATGTTTTATTAAACGAAAATTTCCCGTTTTTTCTCTCTTTCcattaagtttatttttattattgatttAATTCTTTGTAAAACATTAGTTTACTTCTttgatattttctttagaataactaAGGAAATTAGTTTTGTGTCTATAGCAAttcttatgtaaaaaaaaaacaatatttttttgtttggaagatACACCATACACAaccatttattttttctaaataaaatcaaaagaaacaaaagaaaaaaaccccataaaataatctgagttgttttttatttcttattttgagTTGAGTTTATTTGGAAtgtatgtatttttctttttaatttatttacatatatagatatatatatatatttttttttaaatttcttaccTACAATTTCCTAGTGtcttttctaaattaaaattttatctaacaaattctgTTTTGCGATTTTACACTCTAATTACATATATCCAGTTCCATCACTATGATAGGGATtgaaaatcgactaatcgagtttttgtccaaaaaaaaaaactcgatgccgactttttgtatttttcaaattcaattaatccAACGtttgataattttgaaaattgactcaaatagacttttgataattttgaaaattgactCAAAGCGACTGTTgataattttgaaaatcgaCTTAAATCGTTTGAAAGACTTTTGATGTCAACCAAAATCGAGTAATCGACTTTTagcgaaaatatcaaaaattcgaCATTGTAATAATAGTGGAATTTGCTGCAAATATTTTTATGGTAATTATGAGAGAGGCTGTAgatgatataatttattttaacggccattttcatgtagcactattaggctttaactgccagttaacagaaagtaaattccaaatatcttctctccggttaactttaactgaattttcggcagttaagttcctaactgtcatatggaatatatacgcaagatggcagctatgcccataatacggtttaaaagatcgttagttaacggagcactaatggagcttcatgaaaatgggcgtaaaAGTAATTTTAAAAGGATACAAACATACACGATTAGTATTAAAGTgtaaaattattcgattttgacatgtaaaagtcataaaacaaattttg contains these protein-coding regions:
- the REPTOR gene encoding repressed by TOR — protein: MTENQIFSMSTELFDSSSNSSNPLNLYSLGPSALFATFASNNSNTTTPINSNNNNNNSNLNLNNSGFGFTTQPSSSSSSSTITLPLFSTIGAGSQRNNSSSSINRSGGTGGGSSNVMLTNAISIPRSNNPNQLHNPYTDDILHHPSSSPFLSHLLQHQQLGLSQEQTSSPQQQQQQQNNLNLHSQQQGNLINGTTITITSTMMSSQQQQQQQQQQHHLQQQQSAQNGQLSGGGGGLLTVSMNDYSDYGLDALDSASLSPTLLQDVSLSAATQSLTPGHNSGASINSPFYNHDPSSPMNISQGNGSVNGLAGSIGTGGSGSLNISSLNTDINGVVTFLSSSATAEDISSSLMYDVNVAANGNTMWSDIGNAIAPTKNEPFNFDDDCIFSIDKVDVNSAGFGDLEGHFLEDITNLDEFLPSGAHDGTNGFLLSPTLTQTHTPSPGMGPPMELMQQQQQQQQGQQQQQQQQQQNMHQFTHLHTMQASSSIDSGNGSGSSGSNGSSMLQQQQQLSSQQQQQQQNLQSSSSSPYEIYHSTPNKHQMHNANTFSPGSQSSHSPLQMNSITPPPPHANRSQYQQAKSRKMNEMMKKDFSISPDRNNSSIGILGHSVPATHGLLMTQNAVSPGSSGYGSGGGGGNGSSSGAAVISMNSARKQFYQAMQANDINGSTISRLSSSAPTHLGMEHIWTRREPRQHLLSTGSLAEAESFSSLSTASVLSPDGHDYSQEDDDDDNSTDYNSDNYDDLSSDNGSDNEDDTTTIRARSNSNSSTQFSSSKGKERFFWQYNVQAKGPKGKRLVFQSKLEDPHILNEVTDPVFSPNCSVRGIKVYKHSGKARKGDGNDLTPNPRKLNNIGKELDRLSRTINDMTPVSELPFNVRPKSRKEKNKLASRACRLKKKAQHEANKIKLYGLEIEHKRLLNAISDIKQNLAIKYSKQNVGENCEETDLQIERIYKHAIGGLAIAGSTTDFVNKVLVNVKNGQPSGGLEELRNT